DNA from Devosia yakushimensis:
ACACTGCCCGGCCACGAGTCCGGGCGGGTCCATTGGTCGGCATTGAATATATTCTGCGCATCATCATCGCCGATCTGCATATTTTTGCGGCCATAACGGCGGCGATCTATCTGCTGGCGCTGGTCTGTGCCATTCGGGAAATCATGAATTCGCGGACGTCGCAGGGCTCGATTGCCTGGCTGCTGTCGCTGGCCGCCCTGCCCTTTCCGACGGCATTTTTGTATCTGATCTTCGGGTGGAAGGCGTTTGACGACTATGCCACCGACCGCATCCGCAATGGCCGTGCCGCGCGCCCGTTGCGGGCCAAGGATTTGGCGCTGATCGACCAGGAAACCAGCCATCTCTGGCCGGTGCAGACCAAGGTGTCGGAGGTGCCGTTTCTCACCGGCAATGATGTGGAATTGCTGGTGGACGGGCGGGCGACGTTCGATTCCATCTTCGAGGGCATTGCCAAGGCCAAGGACTATCTGCTGGTGCAGTTCTATATCGTGCGCGACGACGCGTTGGGTCAGGAACTGGCGGAGCGGCTGGTCGAGCGGGCGCGGGCCGGGGTGAAAGTCTATCTGCTCTATGACGATGTAGGCAGCACGGGCATGCCCAAGCGCTATCGCACGCAATTGCGCGAGGCGGGGATCAAGGTGGCCGGGTTCAACCAGCGCCATAAATTCCTGCGCTTTTACGGGCCGACGCGGATCAATTATCGCAACCATCGCAAGATCGTGGTGGTGGACGGCGAGCATGCCTGGGTCGGCGGGCACAATGTAGGGGTCGAATATCTGGGGCTGGACCCCAAATTCGGCCGCTGGCGCGATACCCATGTGCGGGTGTCGGGGCCGGCAGCGCTGGGCTGCGCGCTATTGTTCCGCGAGGACTGGCAATGGGCGACGGGCGAGGTGCTGCCCTCGGCCCCGCCGGAAACGGTGGCAACGCCGGGCGATCAATCGGTGCTGGTGATGGGCAGCGGGCCGGCCGACAAGCTGGAAGAATGCGCCATTGCCTATACCGACCTGATCGGGCGTGCGCGGGAGCGGCTGTGGATCGTCAGCCCCTATTTCGTGCCGGATACCGATATCCGCACGGCGCTGTTCGCCGCGCAATTGCGCGGGGTGGATGTGCGGGTGATGCTGCCGGACGAACCGGACCACAAGCTGGTCTGGCTGGCCAGCATTGCCCATGCCGATGCGATGATCGAGCACGGCATATCGGTCTATCGCTATACTGACGGCTTCCTGCACCAGAAGGTGGTGTTGATGGATGACCAGATCGCGACGGTCGGCAGCGTCAATTTCGACAACCGCTCCTTTGCCATCAATTTCGAAATCACGCTGTGGTTCACCGACCGCAAGGCGATCGACGGGGTGGAAGCCATGCTGGTGGAGGATTTCAAGAGCTGCCGGCAGGTGGGGCTGGAGGAAGCCAAGTCCCGCTCCTGGTATATGCGGTTCCTGACCCAGGCGGCGCGGCTATTGTCGCCGGTGCTTTAGGCTAGCGAATGGGCGGGGCGTAGAGGCGGCCGCCATTGGTCCAGAGGGAGTTCTGCCCGCGCAGGAGGGCGGCGCCGGTTTGGGGGCCGAAATGGCGGTCATAAAGTTCGGCGTAATTGCCGACGGCGCGGATGACATCGGCCATGAAGGTCCTTTTGAGGCCGAGCGGCGCGCCGAAATCACCCTCGACACCCAGGATGCGACGCACGGCGGGGGTTCGGGCGGCGGAGAGGGATTCTATATTGAGGGCAGTGATGCCAACCTCTTCGGCATCGATCAAGGTGAACAGGGTCCAACGGACG
Protein-coding regions in this window:
- the cls gene encoding cardiolipin synthase → MVGIEYILRIIIADLHIFAAITAAIYLLALVCAIREIMNSRTSQGSIAWLLSLAALPFPTAFLYLIFGWKAFDDYATDRIRNGRAARPLRAKDLALIDQETSHLWPVQTKVSEVPFLTGNDVELLVDGRATFDSIFEGIAKAKDYLLVQFYIVRDDALGQELAERLVERARAGVKVYLLYDDVGSTGMPKRYRTQLREAGIKVAGFNQRHKFLRFYGPTRINYRNHRKIVVVDGEHAWVGGHNVGVEYLGLDPKFGRWRDTHVRVSGPAALGCALLFREDWQWATGEVLPSAPPETVATPGDQSVLVMGSGPADKLEECAIAYTDLIGRARERLWIVSPYFVPDTDIRTALFAAQLRGVDVRVMLPDEPDHKLVWLASIAHADAMIEHGISVYRYTDGFLHQKVVLMDDQIATVGSVNFDNRSFAINFEITLWFTDRKAIDGVEAMLVEDFKSCRQVGLEEAKSRSWYMRFLTQAARLLSPVL